Proteins from a genomic interval of Lolium perenne isolate Kyuss_39 chromosome 1, Kyuss_2.0, whole genome shotgun sequence:
- the LOC127312767 gene encoding NAC domain-containing protein 82 translates to MAQTCLPPGFRFHPTDVELVSYYLKRKIMGKKLFVEAISVVELYKFAPWDLPDKSCLQSKDLEWFFFCPRDKKYPKGSRTNRATPNGYWKTSGKDREIVLNSRIVGLKKTLIFHEGKAPKGNRTDWVMYEYKMEDESLASAGFSKDAYVLCKIFKKSGLGPRIGEQYGAPFDENEWDNLDAGTSLFAIAPSSGIEDPQAESSALATAIVIQEPQATAQQSVPSSDININSDEVNEAPPQIDGILLDELSMFLDDSPNHDLPFAENPGLPPISDLEAQALETNTSDLYNELAGLAWAGSAPNVDFCAINTGVTENNLQNMYPGDEFIELDDLFAPGETFSSDLANDQFLLYPLDQSTYNGHYDYAAPLAFDASGSLPEMTSSFYDMPPAPNNLASSSYLNPAMKDPFS, encoded by the exons ATGGCTCAAACTTGCCTGCCACCTGGCTTTCGTTTCCACCCAACTGATGTTGAGCTTGTTTCATACTACCTGAAAAGGAAGATTATGGGGAAGAAGCTTTTTGTTGAAGCTATATCGGTGGTTGAGCTTTACAAATTTGCTCCTTGGGACCTTCCTG ATAAATCCTGTCTTCAGAGCAAAGATCTTGAGTGGTTTTTCTTTTGCCCTCGTGACAAGAAATATCCCAAAGGGTCTAGGACAAACCGTGCCACTCCGAATGGTTACTGGAAAACAAGTGGAAAGGATAGAGAAATTGTGCTGAACTCTCGCATTGTTGGGTTGAAGAAAACCTTGATTTTTCATGAAGGCAAGGCACCCAAAGGCAACAGAACTGATTGGGTGATGTATGAATACAAAATGGAAGATGAAAGTCTGGCTTCTGCTGGTTTCTCAAAG GATGCTTACGTACTTTGCAAGATATTTAAAAAAAGTGGACTCGGCCCAAGGATTGGCGAGCAATATGGAGCTCCTTTTGATGAGAATGAATGGGATAATTTAGATGCTGGAACTTCTCTCTTCGCTATTGCACCATCCTCAGGTATTGAGGACCCGCAAGCTGAAAGTTCTGCCTTGGCTACTGCCATAGTTATTCAGGAACCACAAGCTACTGCTCAGCAGTCTGTTCCATCTTCTGATATTAACATCAATTCTGAtgaggtcaatgaagcacctcctcAAATTGATGGAATTTTATTGGATGAACTGTCAATGTTTTTGGATGATTCTCCCAACCATGACCTACCTTTTGCAGAG AATCCTGGTCTGCCTCCAATTTCTGATCTTGAGGCTCAAGCTCTTGAGACAAACACTTCTGATCTCTACAACGAATTGGCAGGGCTTGCCTGGGCAGGAAGTGCTCCTAATGTTGATTTTTGTGCTATCAACACCGGTGTTACTGAAAACAATTTGCAGAACATGTACCCTGGTGATGAATTTATAGAACTCGATGATCTCTTTGCTCCTGGTGAAACCTTCTCCTCTGATTTGGCAAATGATCAGTTCTTGCTGTATCCTCTGGATCAATCAACATACAATGGTCACTACGATTATGCTGCTCCTCTAGCCTTTGATGCAAGTGGGTCTCTTCCAGAGATGACCAGCTCtttttatgatatgcctcctgctCCCAATAACCTTGCAAGCTCCAGCTATTTGAACCCAGCCATGAAGGATCCATTCTCTTAA
- the LOC127312776 gene encoding putative clathrin assembly protein At1g03050, with product MAPSKLRKALGAVKDQTSIGLAKVGSGSGAASTELEVAIVKATKHGESFPADERHIREILALTRYSRAYVGACVASLSRRLGRTRSWDVALKTLVIVHRLLADGEPAFEQELFYATRRGTRMLNMSDFCGRARADAWDFSAFVRTYAAYLDDRLEYRMQGRQGGANRCKLLRDELYRSPGSRFSNDGANESRREDAAADADADADAKAVALVPRDTPTSEMTLEQLLGKVHQLQHLLDRFIACRPVGAARTNRVVTVSLYPLVKESVQLYCELTEVMAALIEQFPDMETADCERVHGVFCGLVKQIDELDAFYAWCKDAYVCRQSDVPDVEVITQKKLELMDDFIRDRRGAESQQKLSPPSPELPSPEPEAEELDMSATRALPAPAEPQPVQEEHNSGEASHAEQELPLIATGVVEEEADFLNLKADAMSGEEHGQLLALALFDGNPAGSAPTCDLFDTSSADWETALVESASALVNQRAVLGGGLNMMVLDGMYNHATAANTQVFSGSASSVALRPPGTPMLALPAPPGMCSVAAGADPFAASMAVPPPTYVQMSDMQMKQQLLTEEQMVWQRYGNNGMQGQGALSMLEQRPPGVYHRAS from the exons ATGGCGCCGAGCAAGCTCCGTAAGGCGCTGGGCGCGGTGAAGGACCAGACGAGCATCGGGCTAGCCAAGGtgggcagcggcagcggcgccgCCTCGACGGAGCTGGAGGTGGCCATCGTCAAGGCCACCAAGCACGGCGAGAGCTTCCCCGCCGACGAGCGCCACATCCGGGAGATCCTGGCGCTCACGCGCTACTCCCGCGCGTACGTCGGCGCCTGCGTGGCCTCCCTGTCGCGCCGCCTCGGGCGCACCCGGAGCTGGGACGTGGCGCTCAAGACGCTGGTGATCGTGCACCGCCTCCTTGCCGACGGCGAGCCGGCGTTCGAGCAGGAGCTCTTCTACGCGACGCGCCGCGGCACGCGCATGCTCAACATGTCCGACTTCTGCGGCCGCGCCCGCGCCGACGCGTGGGACTTCTCCGCGTTCGTCCGCACCTACGCCGCGTACCTCGACGACCGACTCGAGTACCGGATGCAGGGCCGGCAGGGCGGCGCCAACCGCTGCAAGCTGCTGCGCGACGAGCTCTACCGGTCCCCCGGCAGCCGCTTCAGCAACGACGGCGCTAACGAGAGTCGACGGGAGGACGCGGCGGCCGATgccgacgccgacgccgacgccAAGGCGGTGGCGCTGGTGCCGAGGGACACGCCGACGAGCGAGATGACGCTAGAGCAGCTGCTCGGCAAGGTCCATCAGCTGCAGCATCTCCTCGACCGCTTCATCGCTTGCCGCCCCGTGG GCGCGGCGAGGACGAACCGGGTGGTGACGGTGTCGCTGTACCCGCTGGTGAAGGAGAGCGTGCAGCTGTACTGCGAGCTCACGGAGGTGATGGCGGCGCTCATCGAGCAGTTCCCGGACATGGAGACCGCGGACTGCGAGCGCGTGCACGGTGTCTTCTGCGGCCTCGTCAAGCAGATCGACGAGCTCGATGCCTTCTACGCGTGGTGCAAGGACGCCTACGTCTGCCGCCAGTCCGACGTGCCGGACGTGGAGGTCATCACGCAGAAGAAGCTGGAGCTCATGGACGATTTCATCCGTGACAGGCGCGGCGCCGAGTCGCAGCAAAAGCTGTCGCCGCCGTCACCGGAATTGCCCAGCCCGGAGCCGGAGGCTGAGGAGCTCGACATGAGCGCCACCAGGGCCCTTCCGGCGCCTGCGGAACCGCAACCGGTGCAAGAGGAGCACAATTCCGGCGAGGCGTCGCATGCAGAGCAGGAGCTACCACTGATCGCCACCGGCGTGGTCGAGGAAGAGGCGGACTTCTTGAATTTGAAGGCGGACGCCATGTCCGGGGAAGAACACGGGCAGCTTCTCGCTCTGGCGCTGTTCGATGGCAACCCTGCCGGATCGGCGCCGACATGCGACCTGTTCGACACCTCGTCGGCGGACTGGGAGACGGCGTTAGTCGAGTCGGCGAGCGCGCTCGTGAACCAACGCGCGGTGCTCGGGGGCGGGCTCAACATGATGGTCCTCGACGGTATGTACAACCACGCAACGGCGGCGAACACACAGGTATTCTCAGGCAGCGCAAGCAGCGTGGCTTTGCGGCCGCCCGGTACACCCATGCTGGCACTTCCTGCGCCGCCGGGGATGTGCAGCGTCGCAGCAGGTGCGGACCCCTTTGCGGCGTCGATGGCAGTTCCGCCACCAACGTATGTGCAGATGTCTGATATGCAGATGAAGCAGCAACTTCTGACGGAAGAGCAGATGGTGTGGCAACGTTATGGCAACAATGGTATGCAAGGGCAAGGGGCCCTGTCAATGCTAGAACAACGGCCTCCCGGTGTTTACCATCGTGCTTCTTAG